From the genome of Alteromonas stellipolaris:
TTGCAGCCGCCCAAGTATTACGGGGCAGCTATAACGCTAGCAACATAAAGATTAATAAGGTAACGCCATGCTAAATGGCAGCGCCATTTGCTCTGCACTTTTGGGTGGGTTACCAATCATTTCGTCGTAAGGGGAGTCATGTTTCATAACGGCTTGCTGCACGCTGCAGTGGGAAAACACTTCTCGTATCTGGCCGGTACTGAAAAAACGCATAGGTCGGTCCTGCTTGTCGTATACCATGCCGCTTTTGTCTCCCACGGTTAGGTACACTAAATAAACGTTCATTTCATACGACTGAACTTCAAGATAATCGATGCTTAAAGACTTACCTTCAATCTGGGTAAAAAGAAACTTGTGCATAAATGCCCCTCAGCGCACGTAAATTAGCCGGTAATTTTTTTGATAATTTATACGCTAACTTTTACGTTACTGGGGACAAACAGGTTCATTACGATGATATTGATACTTGGGTATCGGTATTCTCTGAAGATACGCTTTCAGCCATATTGCTGAGTGTTACGCTAGAGCGCACAGCTCTAACGAGCATGATCATACTGACCAAACACGCGCCACCGAATATGGCCGCAGGAATAATAAGCCCACTTCCTAGCCACATCAGTGGAAATATCAGTAGTCGAGGCCCCTCTAGCGCTAATGCTAACTTTGAGCCGGCTAAGATAAACCCATTTTGGATGCTCATTGCGACTATTGTCGCCACCAATATTAATTGGTGGGCTCCACTTAATGCTTGAATAAATAGTAATAAATAAACGGTGATACACAGCAAAATAACGTGTTGTGCCACACTGTAATAAGTAACCGGGGCAGCCAATTTAGGGTGAAATTTTTTAAAGGAGGCTAGTGGCGCTTTTTCGAAAGGAAAGCGTTCGGCCACATCGGAAGGTCGCCACCCTGTGCGGCCAAACCATACACGAAATTTATCTTGCCAACGTGAGGTGTAAAAACTGTCTTTGGCTAATTGACTATATAGCTGTGCATTTGCCCAAAAAGGATTAAAACTTTTCAATGCACCGCGAATGCCGAATATCGGTTTGTCACTTTCTAGCTCTGGAATAAAGGTATTAAATAAACGATCCCAGATGATGAAAACGCCACCATAGTTTTTATCGATATAAACGCGGTTTTGGGCGTGATGAACACGATGATTCGAAGGCGTAACAAACCATTTTTCCATCCAACCTAATTTATCAATATGCTGTGTATGAACCCAAAATTGATATACTAAGTTAAGCGCACCAATCGTAATTATCATCTCTGGGGGAAAACCTATAAGCGCTAAAGGCAAATAGAAAACCCAGCTGAAAATAGCACCGCTCGTTTGCCGCAATGCGGTAGTAAGATTATAGTCTTCACTGGAGTGATGCACCACATGGGCGGCCCATAAAATGCTCATTTCATGGCCCATACGGTGATTCCAATAATAGAAAAAATCGTACAATATGAATGCGGCTATCCATACCCAAGGTGAATAACTCAGCTCGGTAAACGCAAAAGCGTTAAACACCAATACGTAAAAAGTAAGCGGTATAAGTTGATGCCCAATTGCCATTATTCGCGATAATACGCCCATGCTTAAACTGGTAATCGCATCGTTGGCACGATAGTGACCTGTTTTTTTCCGTTTATCGACAAGTATCTCAATGGCGATAAGAAGAATGAATAAAGGAATAGCAAAAAGGATAACAGTCATAATATCTACGCTTTTTAAATTCACTCAAATTGTTAATAAAATGTATAAAATAAGCAAGTTATTTTACATTTCACAGCAAAATTAAAGAATATATTGAACAATGACACCAAAGTTTTCCTTTTCTAGCGTTTCATAGCACGTGATGCTCTCGCTAAGAAATTGCTACAAATTGCGATCGAATTGCGAACCAATTACGTTAAAAAGTGTTCTAAATAAGGAAATTACCTTCATCAGAGAACAATTCTCTTGCGTGATATCCAAATATTGGGTGTTATCTCTGATAGTATTATTATTAGATCAGTTATTGCAGCGGAGATATTATGAGCGAATCGTCAGAAAAGCGTACGTTAGGTCCCCATTTTCTTATTATCGGGGTAATAATTGTAGTCATCTTGGCTCTCGTGTTTTGGCCTTCGAAAGAAGATGAGCCCGTCGCCCCCGAACCTGAGGTTGTTCAACCAGACGTAGAAGCGCCTGTTGAAGAAGTACCCGACGTTTTTGAAACTAAGCCAGCTCCGCCACCATTAGAACTTGAAGAGCCTGATGAAGTCCCGCCAATGCCGGAGCCGGTCGAGCCAGACCCTGAGCCGTTAGATGTGAGCGACCCAGCCATAAAATCATCGCTAGTGGATATTTCTACCGCCACTGACGACAGCGTTAACCGCATGATTGTGAATGAAGGTTTATTGCAGCGTTTCGTGGTCTCGGTCACCAACTTAGCGAATGATGAAATGGCGCCCAATCATCAGTTGCTAGCGCCGCCTGAACAAACCTTCCGTGTTTACTCTCAGGCTGGTAAGCAATGGATTGATGCCGCTAGTTATAAGCGCTATACGCCTTATGTAAACATGCTCGAGTCTTTTGAAAGCGAAGCTTTGCTTGGTATGTACGATATTTACAAAGGCGATATTCAAGATAAATACGCTGAAATTGGCGAGTCGAATAAAAACTTCAATGAAGTTGTACTCGATGCTATCGATCAATTACTCGATACACCTGAAGTGCCAGTACCGGTTGAAGTTTACACCGATTCAGTTACCTATAAATACACTGACCCTCGCTTAGAAAATCTAAACGAGCCACAAAAGCAGTTGCTTCGTACAGGCCCAGATAATATGCGCCGTATAAAAGCGAAGTTGCGTGAAATTAAACTATTGCTTGAAGAAAATGGATCTAACTAGATTTCAACAGCAATTGAAGGGCACGTCTGACAAGGCGCGCCCCCTTCCGCCAGTGGAAAAGTGGAACCCTCCTTTTTGCGGCGATATCAATTTAACTATCGCGCTAGATGGCCGTTGGTTTTATGAAGGTAGCCCTATCGGCCGAGCAAGTTTAGTGAAGCTATTTGCTTCCGTGCTTAAAAAAGAAGAGGACAGTTACTTTTTGGTTACCCCTGTTGAGAAGGTGGGAATTACCGTAGAAGACGTGCCTTTTTTGGTTACCGAGTGGCGTTTTGATAACGATAACTTGGAGCTCACCACGCAAACGGGCGACATCGTTACACTGACCTCGGCGGAACAACTTAGCTTGCGAAAGCCCCCCGCCGACTTGCAAGATACTGACGCAACACCCATTCCCTATGTTTTAGTTAGACGCAACTTGTGGGCGCGTTTACATCAGAACGTTTATTACCAACTGCTTGAGCACGCTACCGAACAACAAACTGATCAAGAAATGCAATTCGTGGTTACCTCGAATACGATTCCTTTCGTTATTGGCGCTTTGCCCACCAAGTAGTAGTCAAAGGCTTCGGAGTTATGCTTCATAGTCAGGATTTAGAGTCAGGCTTCGCTGAAAATCTTTGGTTAAAAGTCTCTGGTCAAATGCCGAGGCAGAATCCCATGCTGGCGAAGGGATGCCGCTCAGTTGTACTGAGCATTTATAAAAGCTCGGTAAGTAAAATGGCTTCCGATAAAATAGCATTGGTAAAATAACGCAAAGTTTTGCGTTAGCCTTACTGGTGTTCTACATTGGTTCTTCGTCTATTCACACATCATAAGAAGAACCACCATGAAAAAGACACTGACTTCATTAGCTATTTCCTTAGGATTAGCAACGCTAGGCACAGTAGCCCTTTCAGCGCCTGCACTTTGTGCCACCTTAGTGCATGCGGGTAAAGCATTCACCGGTACGTCAGATAAACTCAAAAGCGAAGTGACCATTGTTATCGACGGCAATAAAATTACATCGGTAGAGTCTGGCTATAAAGCGCCTTCAGAATCAGACACGGTTATCGATTTAAAGCACGCCACAGTAATGCCTGGTTTAATGGATATGCATGTTCATCTATCTTCACAGCATGGCGGCCCTCAAACCTATTTAGAGCGCTTTTCATTGAATGAAGCTGACTATGCGCTTAAAGCTGCTAACTATGCTGAAATTACGCTAGATGCCGGATTTACGACGGTGCGAAATTTAGGGGACGGCTATCATGAAACCGTATCTCTTCGAAATGCGATAAGTAAAGGTTATGCCACTGGCCCGCGTATATTCACGGTAGGAAAATCAATAGCTACCACTGGCGG
Proteins encoded in this window:
- a CDS encoding DUF6482 family protein; its protein translation is MHKFLFTQIEGKSLSIDYLEVQSYEMNVYLVYLTVGDKSGMVYDKQDRPMRFFSTGQIREVFSHCSVQQAVMKHDSPYDEMIGNPPKSAEQMALPFSMALPY
- a CDS encoding sterol desaturase family protein — its product is MTVILFAIPLFILLIAIEILVDKRKKTGHYRANDAITSLSMGVLSRIMAIGHQLIPLTFYVLVFNAFAFTELSYSPWVWIAAFILYDFFYYWNHRMGHEMSILWAAHVVHHSSEDYNLTTALRQTSGAIFSWVFYLPLALIGFPPEMIITIGALNLVYQFWVHTQHIDKLGWMEKWFVTPSNHRVHHAQNRVYIDKNYGGVFIIWDRLFNTFIPELESDKPIFGIRGALKSFNPFWANAQLYSQLAKDSFYTSRWQDKFRVWFGRTGWRPSDVAERFPFEKAPLASFKKFHPKLAAPVTYYSVAQHVILLCITVYLLLFIQALSGAHQLILVATIVAMSIQNGFILAGSKLALALEGPRLLIFPLMWLGSGLIIPAAIFGGACLVSMIMLVRAVRSSVTLSNMAESVSSENTDTQVSISS
- a CDS encoding DUF3014 domain-containing protein, with translation MSESSEKRTLGPHFLIIGVIIVVILALVFWPSKEDEPVAPEPEVVQPDVEAPVEEVPDVFETKPAPPPLELEEPDEVPPMPEPVEPDPEPLDVSDPAIKSSLVDISTATDDSVNRMIVNEGLLQRFVVSVTNLANDEMAPNHQLLAPPEQTFRVYSQAGKQWIDAASYKRYTPYVNMLESFESEALLGMYDIYKGDIQDKYAEIGESNKNFNEVVLDAIDQLLDTPEVPVPVEVYTDSVTYKYTDPRLENLNEPQKQLLRTGPDNMRRIKAKLREIKLLLEENGSN
- a CDS encoding DUF1285 domain-containing protein, with the translated sequence MDLTRFQQQLKGTSDKARPLPPVEKWNPPFCGDINLTIALDGRWFYEGSPIGRASLVKLFASVLKKEEDSYFLVTPVEKVGITVEDVPFLVTEWRFDNDNLELTTQTGDIVTLTSAEQLSLRKPPADLQDTDATPIPYVLVRRNLWARLHQNVYYQLLEHATEQQTDQEMQFVVTSNTIPFVIGALPTK